One window of Candidatus Regiella endosymbiont of Tuberolachnus salignus genomic DNA carries:
- the rluC gene encoding 23S rRNA pseudouridine(955/2504/2580) synthase RluC, whose amino-acid sequence MKTDNPSVQLIDIAADDVDQRIDNFLLARLKGVPKSMIYRIVRKGEVRVNKGRIKPEYKLQNGDRIRIPPVRVAERETRTLSVKLNKISSLAARILFEDDALLILNKPFGIAVHGGSGVDFGVIEALRALRPEARFLELVHRLDRDTSGVLLIAKKRSALRALHEQLRLKKIQKDYLALVKGHWPSSCKKVQAPLLKNVLQNGGRVVKVSSEGKVSETHFKVEERFEHATLLKASPITGRTHQIRVHTLHRGHPIAFDNRYGDREFDRHLQNTGLNRLFLHAATLCCQHPLGGTLCIEAPLDDQLRHCLQILRKKNPFL is encoded by the coding sequence ATGAAAACGGATAATCCATCAGTACAATTAATCGACATTGCTGCCGATGACGTTGATCAACGGATTGATAACTTTTTGCTCGCCAGATTAAAAGGTGTGCCGAAAAGTATGATTTATCGCATTGTACGAAAAGGAGAAGTGCGCGTTAACAAAGGGAGAATTAAACCAGAATATAAATTACAGAATGGTGATCGAATACGTATCCCACCGGTGCGAGTGGCCGAACGTGAAACCAGAACACTCTCGGTAAAACTGAATAAAATTTCATCACTCGCCGCCCGTATTTTGTTTGAAGATGATGCTTTGTTGATATTGAATAAACCTTTTGGAATCGCAGTGCATGGTGGAAGTGGGGTGGATTTTGGCGTAATAGAAGCATTACGAGCGCTACGGCCTGAAGCCCGTTTTTTAGAGTTGGTACACCGTTTAGATCGTGATACGTCAGGTGTATTGTTGATCGCCAAAAAACGCTCTGCTTTGCGCGCATTACACGAACAATTACGTCTTAAAAAAATACAAAAAGATTATTTAGCATTGGTAAAAGGTCATTGGCCATCTAGCTGTAAAAAAGTACAGGCACCTTTATTGAAAAATGTGCTACAAAATGGTGGCCGAGTGGTGAAAGTTAGCAGTGAAGGTAAAGTATCAGAAACACACTTTAAGGTTGAAGAGCGTTTTGAACATGCCACTTTGCTGAAAGCGAGTCCGATAACCGGCAGGACACATCAGATCCGTGTACATACTTTGCATAGAGGTCATCCGATTGCTTTTGATAACCGTTATGGTGATCGAGAATTTGATCGTCATCTGCAAAATACTGGCCTCAATCGCTTATTTTTGCATGCGGCGACATTATGCTGTCAACATCCGTTGGGAGGAACTTTATGTATCGAAGCACCTTTGGATGATCAATTACGTCATTGCCTGCAAATTTTACGTAAAAAAAACCCTTTTCTTTGA
- the yceD gene encoding 23S rRNA accumulation protein YceD has product MQNVKLPPTVNVLRSAQKRLDYVGVYFAEQLTRVAEAVVSLDSHVDVSLSFALDDQGLAVITGNVGVNVTLLCQRCGGTLPHYIRTSYCFSPIVNKKQGSDEWITTLPAAYEPIDVNELGEVDLLAMIEDEIILSLPIVPMHESKHCDVSATEMIFGELPEETNHANPFAVLKNLKKKIKE; this is encoded by the coding sequence ATGCAAAATGTAAAATTACCTCCGACAGTTAATGTACTTCGTAGTGCTCAAAAGCGTTTAGATTATGTTGGCGTCTATTTTGCCGAGCAGTTAACCCGTGTTGCTGAGGCTGTGGTGAGTTTAGATAGTCATGTTGATGTTTCTTTATCGTTTGCGCTTGATGATCAAGGGTTAGCGGTTATTACGGGTAATGTTGGGGTTAACGTAACATTGCTATGTCAGCGTTGTGGGGGCACCTTGCCTCATTATATTCGTACCAGCTACTGCTTCAGTCCTATCGTTAATAAGAAGCAGGGTAGTGATGAATGGATTACAACATTACCGGCGGCGTACGAGCCTATTGATGTTAATGAATTGGGTGAAGTGGATTTACTGGCAATGATTGAAGATGAAATTATTCTTTCACTGCCGATAGTACCTATGCATGAATCTAAACACTGTGATGTCTCTGCCACGGAAATGATATTTGGTGAACTACCTGAAGAGACAAACCACGCTAATCCATTTGCTGTATTAAAAAATTTAAAGAAAAAAATTAAGGAGTAA
- the acpP gene encoding acyl carrier protein, protein MSAIEERVKKIIVEQLGVREGEVVNHASFVEDLGADSLDTVELVMALEEEFETEIPDEEAEKITTVQAAIDYITSHQL, encoded by the coding sequence ATGAGTGCTATCGAAGAACGTGTTAAGAAAATCATCGTTGAACAACTGGGTGTTAGGGAAGGAGAAGTGGTAAATCATGCTTCTTTCGTGGAAGATCTTGGCGCTGATTCTCTGGACACTGTCGAATTAGTAATGGCTCTGGAAGAAGAATTTGAGACTGAAATTCCAGATGAAGAAGCAGAAAAAATAACTACTGTGCAAGCCGCGATTGATTATATTACGTCTCACCAACTGTAA
- the fabD gene encoding ACP S-malonyltransferase: MSKFAIVFPGQGSQAVGMLAELAAQFPLVKETFNEASSVLGYDLWQLVQQGSIEELNKTWHTQPALLAASVAIWRLWNALREQHKVNHPIIMAGHSLGEYSALVCAGVLNFKQAISLVELRGKLMQEAVPVGTGAMSAIIGLDNDTVEQVCAASAQGQVVSPVNFNSANQVVIAGNKAAVARAELACKQAGAKRVLSLPISVPSHCILMKPAADKMAVALEKVTFNPPHYSVVNNVDVRVERSPTVIRNALVRQIYSPVRWVESVKYIEKQGVERLLEMGPGSVLSGLSKRIVTRLVTESVNDVASLVSALKH, translated from the coding sequence ATGTCAAAATTCGCGATAGTTTTTCCAGGACAAGGCTCTCAGGCAGTGGGGATGTTAGCGGAGCTAGCGGCTCAATTTCCACTTGTTAAAGAAACATTCAATGAAGCCTCATCGGTATTAGGTTACGATTTGTGGCAATTAGTGCAACAAGGGTCGATAGAAGAGTTAAATAAAACTTGGCACACCCAGCCTGCATTGCTTGCTGCCTCGGTGGCTATTTGGCGGCTTTGGAATGCGCTACGAGAACAGCATAAAGTGAATCATCCTATTATCATGGCGGGTCACAGTTTAGGTGAATACTCTGCTTTAGTTTGCGCGGGAGTGTTAAATTTTAAACAAGCTATCAGCTTGGTTGAACTGCGTGGTAAATTGATGCAAGAAGCGGTACCTGTAGGCACTGGTGCCATGTCTGCCATTATTGGTTTAGATAATGATACCGTTGAGCAAGTTTGTGCCGCATCAGCGCAAGGGCAGGTAGTATCACCGGTTAATTTTAACTCAGCCAATCAAGTGGTTATCGCTGGCAACAAAGCAGCGGTAGCGAGAGCAGAGCTTGCCTGTAAACAGGCGGGTGCAAAGCGCGTGTTATCCTTACCCATTAGTGTTCCTTCTCACTGCATACTAATGAAACCTGCTGCAGACAAAATGGCTGTTGCGCTTGAGAAAGTCACCTTCAATCCACCTCATTATTCAGTGGTAAATAATGTAGATGTTCGGGTAGAAAGATCACCGACGGTTATTCGTAACGCTTTGGTACGTCAAATTTATAGTCCGGTTCGTTGGGTAGAGTCTGTTAAATATATTGAAAAACAAGGTGTTGAACGTTTGCTAGAAATGGGGCCAGGTAGTGTTTTGAGTGGTTTGAGCAAACGTATTGTTACTAGATTGGTGACAGAATCAGTCAATGATGTTGCCTCGTTGGTATCTGCGTTAAAACATTAA
- the fabG gene encoding 3-oxoacyl-ACP reductase FabG, with protein MSFGGKIALVTGASRGIGQGIAKLLAERGATVIGTATSEEGVKKINDYLIDKGKGFVLNISDCVSINKFVEEVIAEYKSIDILVNNAGITCDSLLLRMKDDDWCNILETNLTSVFRLSKAVLHNMMKKRFGRIITIGSVVGCTGNAGQASYAATKAGIIGFSKSLAREVASRGITVNVVAPGFIETDMTKKLTSEQRAGILEQIPAGQLGKVEEIASAVAFLASEEASYISGETLHVNGGMYMS; from the coding sequence ATGAGCTTTGGAGGAAAAATTGCCTTGGTAACGGGTGCCAGCCGTGGTATAGGTCAGGGCATAGCAAAGTTATTGGCTGAACGTGGTGCCACGGTTATTGGTACTGCAACCAGTGAAGAGGGGGTGAAAAAGATAAATGATTACCTGATAGATAAAGGTAAAGGTTTTGTATTGAATATTAGTGATTGTGTGTCGATCAATAAATTCGTGGAAGAGGTTATTGCTGAATATAAATCAATTGATATATTGGTGAATAATGCAGGCATTACCTGTGACAGCTTGTTGCTGCGCATGAAAGATGACGACTGGTGTAATATTTTAGAAACTAATTTGACTTCCGTATTTCGCTTATCAAAAGCGGTACTGCATAATATGATGAAAAAACGTTTTGGTCGTATTATCACTATTGGTTCGGTGGTGGGTTGTACTGGTAATGCGGGACAGGCTAGCTATGCGGCTACTAAAGCGGGTATTATTGGTTTCAGTAAGTCGTTAGCACGTGAAGTGGCTTCACGTGGTATTACGGTTAACGTGGTCGCACCGGGTTTTATCGAAACCGATATGACCAAAAAATTGACATCTGAGCAACGTGCAGGCATTTTAGAGCAAATTCCTGCTGGTCAGCTTGGGAAAGTTGAAGAAATTGCCAGCGCTGTTGCATTTTTGGCATCAGAAGAAGCAAGTTATATTTCTGGTGAAACCTTACATGTTAATGGCGGCATGTACATGAGCTAA
- the fabF gene encoding beta-ketoacyl-ACP synthase II yields the protein MSKRRVVVTGLGMLSPVGNTVECAWKNVLAGQSGISLITDFDTSAYTTKFAGLIKDFNSEDFDLPKKDARKMDTFIQYGVAAGIRAMEDCGLKVTEENSVRIGAAIGSGIGGLTFIEKNHSILMSCGPRKISPSFVPSTIVNMITGHLSIKYSLRGPSISISTACTSGVHNIGHAARIIAYNDADVMFAGGAEKASTPLGIGGFGAARALSTRNDSPITASRPWDKDRDGFVLGDGAGILVLEEYEHAKNRGAKIYAEVMGFGMSSDAYHMTAPPEKGTGAALAMQNALRDAGLEPSQIGYINAHGTSTMVGDKAETEAMKAVFGKKAIKIPISSTKSMTGHLLGAAGAIESIFSILALCDQMIPPTINLHNPDVECDLDFVPHEARKVEIEELKYSLCNSFGFGGTNGSLIFGKLEAES from the coding sequence TTGTCTAAGCGTCGAGTGGTTGTAACCGGACTGGGCATGTTATCTCCTGTCGGTAATACCGTTGAATGTGCGTGGAAAAATGTGCTTGCAGGTCAGAGCGGCATATCCCTGATTACAGATTTTGATACCAGTGCCTATACCACAAAATTTGCCGGTTTAATAAAAGATTTTAATTCTGAAGATTTTGATTTGCCTAAAAAAGATGCCCGTAAAATGGATACCTTTATACAGTACGGCGTTGCTGCTGGCATACGAGCTATGGAGGACTGTGGTCTTAAGGTCACTGAAGAGAATAGCGTACGTATTGGTGCCGCCATTGGTTCTGGTATTGGTGGCTTAACTTTTATTGAAAAAAATCATAGTATTCTGATGAGTTGTGGGCCCCGAAAAATCAGCCCGAGTTTTGTGCCTTCAACCATTGTGAATATGATCACAGGTCACTTAAGTATTAAATACAGCCTTCGTGGGCCGAGCATTTCTATATCAACCGCTTGTACGTCAGGTGTGCACAATATTGGCCATGCAGCGCGTATTATTGCTTACAACGACGCTGATGTGATGTTTGCGGGTGGCGCAGAAAAAGCCAGTACTCCGCTGGGTATTGGTGGTTTTGGCGCTGCTCGCGCGTTGTCAACGCGCAATGATAGTCCGATAACAGCCAGTCGCCCTTGGGATAAAGATCGTGATGGTTTTGTTTTGGGTGATGGTGCCGGTATCTTGGTATTAGAAGAATATGAGCATGCAAAAAATCGGGGCGCGAAAATTTATGCCGAAGTGATGGGTTTTGGCATGAGCAGCGACGCTTACCATATGACTGCACCTCCGGAAAAGGGGACAGGTGCTGCGTTAGCGATGCAAAACGCATTGCGTGATGCAGGTCTCGAGCCCTCGCAAATCGGTTATATTAACGCGCATGGCACCTCTACTATGGTGGGTGATAAAGCAGAAACGGAAGCGATGAAAGCGGTTTTCGGCAAAAAGGCGATTAAAATACCGATCAGTTCGACAAAATCAATGACCGGGCATCTGTTAGGGGCAGCCGGGGCGATAGAGTCTATCTTTTCTATTTTAGCGTTGTGTGACCAAATGATCCCGCCAACCATTAATTTGCATAATCCAGATGTAGAATGTGATTTAGATTTTGTCCCGCATGAAGCTCGTAAGGTAGAGATAGAGGAATTAAAATACAGTTTGTGTAATTCCTTTGGTTTTGGTGGCACTAATGGCTCTTTGATTTTTGGTAAATTAGAGGCTGAATCTTAG
- a CDS encoding beta-ketoacyl-ACP synthase III has product MNTKILGTGSYLPAEVRSNADLEKMVDTTNDWIVTRTGIKERRIAKAHETVASMGCHAAKKALEMAQKVRKPKKFDENDIGLIIVATTSSSHAFPSSACQIQQMLGIKDAISFDLAAACSGFIYALSVADKFIKSGTVKNALVIGSDALSRMLDEQDRGTVILFGDGAGAVVLSASTGSDIDRTLPSDILSTHLHADGRSGNLLALPHQHSQDQPAYLTMKGCEVFKIAVNELAKIIDETLKANDICHSQLDWLIPHQANLRIIKATAEKLKMDMKKVVITLDQHGNTSAASVPSALDAAVRDGRIQRGQLLLLEAFGGGLTWGSALIRF; this is encoded by the coding sequence ATGAACACTAAGATTCTCGGGACGGGGAGTTATCTGCCCGCAGAAGTACGCAGTAATGCGGACTTAGAAAAGATGGTGGATACCACCAACGATTGGATTGTGACTCGTACTGGTATAAAGGAAAGACGGATAGCCAAAGCTCATGAAACCGTGGCTAGCATGGGGTGCCATGCTGCCAAAAAAGCATTAGAGATGGCACAAAAAGTACGAAAACCCAAAAAATTCGATGAAAATGACATTGGTTTAATTATTGTCGCTACGACTTCTTCGAGTCACGCTTTTCCGAGCTCAGCCTGCCAAATACAGCAAATGTTAGGAATTAAAGATGCTATTTCTTTTGATCTAGCAGCGGCCTGCTCTGGCTTCATTTATGCTCTCAGTGTTGCTGATAAATTTATCAAAAGTGGTACGGTAAAAAATGCTTTGGTGATTGGTTCTGATGCCCTTAGCCGTATGCTTGATGAACAAGATCGTGGCACAGTCATTTTATTTGGTGATGGTGCCGGAGCGGTGGTGTTAAGCGCATCAACAGGCTCTGATATTGATCGCACCCTACCATCCGATATTCTTTCAACACATTTGCATGCCGATGGTCGCTCTGGGAATCTATTGGCACTGCCTCATCAGCATTCTCAAGATCAGCCCGCCTATCTCACTATGAAAGGGTGTGAGGTGTTTAAAATTGCAGTTAATGAATTAGCGAAGATTATCGATGAAACGCTAAAGGCGAATGATATCTGTCATAGCCAACTAGATTGGTTGATACCTCATCAAGCTAACTTACGTATTATTAAAGCAACGGCTGAAAAATTAAAAATGGACATGAAAAAAGTGGTGATCACCTTAGATCAGCATGGTAACACTTCTGCCGCGTCGGTGCCTTCTGCGTTAGATGCAGCAGTGCGTGACGGACGGATTCAACGCGGGCAACTGTTACTGCTGGAAGCCTTTGGTGGTGGCCTTACCTGGGGTTCAGCGTTGATTCGTTTTTGA